AAGATTTACCTATGTGTAAATTGCATTATATAAAGGAATAGTttagtgaaaaatgaaatttacttctacagatgtagttgatcaggcACGACATGTTTATGGTCCAagttttgcttcatttttatagctcacagtaagtcatactgtgttctAAATCACTTTTGTGTGACCAACCTCTTCAACACCTTGAAACCACctgtggttccaaaacacacttcgtcatattcaccataacgttcatacaaaccaaaaaataccctggagaataagaggttaaaaaagATCTGTAGTTTAAACTTGTTTAGAGAAATTTTGGTAGATCTCCCTTATCAACAACATTGTCATGACAAGTTTAAAGTGAAAAATTTTGCCTAATAACACAGAACTTGTGAGCTACTTGTAGAGAGCTAGACCATCAGACGCAACCAAACATCCATGTGAGGTGCACTTGACAACAGAGCCACGTTCATGGCACACCACATTCAGCTTTCAAGCTTCAGGCCAGAAAAAGGGGATACACTCTGGTCTTAATGGCCAAAAAAACAAGAGCCTTAAAGGACTCACAAAATGtctgaagaaagaaaatgttctatcttttttttcttaaccaCATACATAAGAAAGTAGATTTAAataaattagcatttttcaaaaataatggaagaacattttatatAATTGGTTTTGATTctgaccccttccccaagcagatgaatctgataattgaaaagtattcaaagagaaaatttggtgaaggatgtgtttCCTGAGGATGTGActtacagtggtatgcaaacgtttgggcacctctgatcattttcatgatttgcctttataaatCATTGGTTGTTCGAATcagcaatttcagttaaatatatcatatagcagacaaacacagtgatatttgagaagtgaaatgaagtttataggatttacagaaagtgtgcTATAATTATTTAGGCAAAATTAGGCAGGCgcataagtttgggcaccccaacGGAAAAATTACATCAATATTTAGTAGATTTAGTAGATCCTACGTTTACAGAAAAAACAGCCTCTAAATGCTTCCTATAGCTTTCAATGAGAGTCTGGATTCTGGTTGAAgttattttggaccattcttctttaaaaaacatCTCCAGTTCAGTCGGGTTTGATGGTTTCAGAGCATGGACAGCCCGCTTTAAATCACACCACAGATTTTTAGTAatattcaggtctggggacaGAGATGGCCATTCCAGAACGTTGTGCTTGTTCCTCTGCATGAATGCCTTAGTAGATTTTGAGCAATGTTTAGAGTTGTCTTGTTGAAGTACCCAGCTCTGGCgcaacttcagctttgtcactgattcttgAGAATTATTCTCAAGAATCTGCTGATATTGACTGGAATCCATGTGACCCTCAACTTTAACAAGATTCCCAGTACCTGCACTGGCCACACAGCCCCGCAGCATGATGGAACCGCCACCAAATTTTACTGTGGGTAGCAAGTATTTGTCTTGGAATGTTGTGTTCTTTTTCTGCCAAGCATACTGCCCCTTGTTATGTCCAAATAACTCAATTTAGCCCTGGTCTAGTGGCCCTCCAGGCCCAGAGGTAggaaacatttacagcatttagcagatgctcttatccagagcgacttacaagaagtgctttgtctatctagagaaagtatctttgctagttaccaataggttagagagaaagccgggcctgagctcagatactgctaagAAACAAAGTCACAGAGAAAAAGGAATACAGTTGAATACAGAactgtgcaatacaatacaatacaaaaagtgcagtacaatacattacaatcaatacttaattcagtgttcatttaagtgctgtgtaaagagatgtgtcttcagtctgcatctgaagacagcaagagactctgctgtttggacagccagtgggagttcgttccaccacttgggtgccagtacagacaATATTCtcaacgcttgtcttccacacaccttgaaggatggcgggtcaagccgagctgtactctaagctcaaagggctcgtggtacagttcgagatttcaccttTGCCATCAAGTTTGTAgcggctggtccatttttgcctttgtaggcaagcattaggtttttaaatctgatgcgtgtagctacaggaagccagtgaagggagcgcagcagtggggtgacgtggctaaacttggggagattgaagatGAGCCGTGCTGTCGTATATCTTTGCTGCCATTGatcatattttttatgttgtaATATGTCAATGAAAATAATAACTGGTCTTTTCTTAACTGcatattgtaataataatattaattataatattttcTGTACTTTTAGACTTCAGCATGCGATTTGGAGATCTCTACCATCCAAAAACAGAGGATGGAGCTGCAGCTCCTTATAGCAGAGCTGAAGGACCGTGACCAAGAGTTGAACACCATGTCTGCAGCCCACCACAGGCAGCTCCAGGCCTGGGAGCAGGACCGACAGAGAGTACTGACTTTGGAGCAGCGGTGTGCTCGCCTTGAAGGTGGGCAGTACCAAGCAACTTCAAACTGAGGccaaacatttacagaaatgctCCAcctgaaatgtttattttggcAATAATATAATTATGAATGGTAATCGGTAGAAATGGCATGATACCATTTTTCTGATATTGATACCAATATTGAAACCTTCACTTCTTTTGGGGGCAGTctttggctggaggttagggaaccggccctgtaaACGGAAGGTTGCCTTTTTGATCCCCACTGcggacagtccatgactgaggtgtccttgagcaagacacctaacccccaattgctccccaggcgccgtggataaggctgcccatcgttccgggcaagtgtgctcactgccccctagtgtgtgtattcactagtgtgtatgtggtgtttcacttcacggatgggttaaatgcggaggtggaattttcccatttgtgggattaaaaaagtatcacttaactttcgGTTGATACCAATCaaactttttcttctttaaaactgCTAAGAtgtaaaatgagctgtttttagtTAAGACATTTCTCTTTGGATGAACAGCTAAAAGTCGGCCAGTATGCTCAAACTACTGTAAACTACACTTCCCGACAGGAAGCAATATACAGCTAGCATgatcacatcacacagtgtgtgtgggGAGTATATCAGGATAGATTTGACACAGGATTGATTTAAATTCATTAATTTTGGTACCATCTTTGTTAATAGGTACATTTTAATATCAGGGCTTTGAAGGATTGTCTTCAAAGGATTCAAGGATTTTTTTGTCCGTAGGATAGGGATGCTTGCTAGCTAGTTCTATTCGTAGAAATGTCTACAGTCATATCCATAATTATGGGgtcatggggaaaaaaatctagcATGTAATTGAAGTTTAATTGAAATTAAGAAACAAGAACTACTACATTTTAACATGAATCACATTTATTGACATCGCTAGACATTCTCAGGAACAAAATGTAACTGAGGCTTGTTCCCATTTATATTTGTGATGAGACAGATGCCAACCACCCTAGTTTCGACGACATAAGGAATATACAAATGTGGCTATTTAAACATTCCTTTATGCCTGAAAATGCTCCTATTCATTGTTGGATCAATAATTAAGCAGTTTAAAATAACTGGAGCTGTAGTGAACCTGTCTGGAATAAGATGCATGTTTATTTTACCCCCACACGCAGTGAATAGGATAGTTACTGAGGCAAAAATTCTCCAAGGCCAAAAATGGGAGATTTGCTGATGATTATATACTAATAGAACTGGGTTCTATGGCAGATGGAGCaaaaatagagctttttggcaacaaagaaagaaactgtGCCGtgtctttcattcatttttagctGCATTAGCATTTTGGCTgatgtatatttttttacaacATTTTGTGTGTGAATATGCATGTCTgagtgtctgccctgtgatggactggcgacctgtccgggttgtttcctgccttccacccaatgagcGCTGAAATAGGCTCCAGTGCCCCCtacgacccaggaggataaaaGGCTTGGATCAAGAATGAATCTTTGTGAAATACTATATCTGCATTCATTGTAATGACACCTCAAGCCATCATAAATCAGAGAAGTATGTccatgtgagtgagtgtattgattgatgtgtgtgtgactgcGGTCAACAGACGAGCTACAGAAGCGTAACGAGGTGATCCGAGCCATTAGCAAGCACTTAAAGATTGTGGAGGCTCGAGAGAAGGACATACACAGAGAGCTCAACACTGCGCAGCAACAGCTGAAGGAACTGAGCCAGAGACAACAGCACAGCGGCCAACAGCAACATGACCTTGAGGTATTTGTTTGACTTCTTGTCCTTCATATCTCATGACATCTGTATACAATGTTTACAAATGCAATTCCATGCACTGTATATGTGGAGTTGCATGtgacatttatttacagtataagCTACCTTTCAGAAATGTGGAATCATGTGTCAttatttttttggaattttatATCTGATAACCTGTAAATTTAGATTAAATAGAAGACCACaagaaataattaaatgataaataatacactgtaaatagcTATTTACAGTCATTCATGTCAGCTTGTCTTCTTTAAGCTTGATGTACATGGCATCTCTGGATATTAACTTTATAGTAACTTCTTTATTTATgctatacagctttctcagtcatatTTAGAATCGTCTACAGTTATGTTAAtcattgaacattttttttccacatttcaaGTGCTtaatttttagcttttttgcCAGCTTTTTGATTTAATaactgcagaattgttttaaacaTGTATCTAGGGCTGGGATCATTGTGAAAGATTGATAAATTGGGTGAAAATTATTGCTGACTATTGAAGTCATCAATTTAATTAGTCAGTACATTTAATTTCCCTCTTCCAGCCCAAAAAGTAACCTGCCACCTTTAAACATTTTCAGCCAAAGATTTTTTGTAGCCACaatttcagtgcatccctatTAATGAAAAATACCGTTTCTGCAGTTTCAGAGTGAAAAACACTCATTAATActaaaagaaaaacactacATTATACCTATCAAACTCATGGCCATTATTGCTAACTAGCAGGGAATCTGTTAAGTATTCCTAGATTTACATGTATAaccaaaaaacatgattttgtatttcaaacttttaaaatgCCTATATAATTgacccaagctttgaacatcctTTTATCAGTTGCTGATAATTGCTGATTGCTGGTCATTTTCAGGAGAAGAATCAGAGTCTGAACTCAACCATCATGACTCTCTCGTCCCAGGTTGGCCAGCTCCAGGTTCATGAGGAAGAACTCAGTTCCATGCTCAAACTGAAGGTAATTCTTTactgttctctgtttctctgcacataTTATTCCTGTGAATTTTATCACAATCTGtactatttttcttttattcataaGGACAAAGACCTGATGGAAGCAACCTTTCACATTTTGGCTTTAACCAATCGGCTGTGGGAGTCAGACACATCAGTGAGGGAGTCTCAGAAACGTGAGGGCATAACGTTACAGGAAACGGAGAAATACAAACGTCACTTCAGAGAGGCCAGACATGAAAATGTTAAACTGAAAGGTACACAGTGTGCTTGCTTCTGACTAAATGGACCATCATGTAGAGTTAAAAGTGTCATACCAGTACATGACCAGCAGGGTTCAGTGTTATTTGTCACTGCGACTATTACAGTCTATACCACTACCTTCATTTCTAGGAAACACTATCCTGATGCATGCATTAAACAGGATTCAGCCCTCCTATGTTTGGGAAaccatgttttaaataaataggTCAATCTATTTTATCCTGTAACCACAGAGACATACtaagtcatgggctggaggttagggaaccagcctcgtgaccggaaggtcgccggtttgatccccagagctgacagcacatgactgaggtgtccttgagcaagacacctaacccccaactgctccctgggcgctgcggattgggctgcccacagctccgggcaagtgtgctaacTGCcccgtagtgtgtgtgtgctcactagagtgtatgtggtgtttcacggatgggttaaatgcggaggtgaaatttccccgttgtgggactaataagggtcacttattcttaaaacttaatcttaataatatacatttttcctGCAGATGAGCTTCAGGAGAAGACTATAGAGAACAACAGTCAGAGAGAAGAACTCATTCGGCTTAAACAAGAGAACCAGCTGCTCAGGAAAGAACTGGCTCTGGCAGGTACTGAAATACTGAATGGTAATACTGAAATGGCTAAATACCATCATATGCTAATGTTTGAATActcccagtcaaattacatgttttgttgattttctaagtaaaaatataataacacatcctctacagagatccAACTGAAAAAGTTTAACATGCTAAAAAAAGTTATAGTacctacatcagagtaacgaacTCGCTGCACAGTTTGCTGTAAACCTCACCTTTTGAAGTACAGAGCCATAAAACTGTCCCAATATcaggtttagctcagttttgtaaattttttgttagatcaatattaatgttgttttgttccagcaagtctgtaaagcatcttacagcccattttgtttggcaAATGGTTTTTGGttgatttctggctgattccaggttatttaggtgttcttctgtcacaccTGCttactgaaaagctgctcagtggtaatgacagtttgggaatttagtgtagtcttatcttcagagtctgaccaaatcagctgtcggtcaaatgtgatcttaaatgTATCTGTTTTCTGCacaaagtgtatatatatatatgtgtacatacacacacagtatctcacaaaagtgagtacacccctccaatttctgcaaatattttattatatcttttcatgggacaacactatagaaataaaacttgGATATatcttaaagtagtcagtgtacagcttgtatagcagtatagatttactgtcctctgacaataactcaacacacagccattaatgtctaaatagctggcaacacaagtgagaagacctcacagtgaacatgtccaaattgtgcccaatcgtgtcgttgtccctccctggtgtcatgtgactcattagagttacaaggttccaggtgtgaatggggagcacaattcgctcatactgccCACTGGATATTCAATATGACACCTCaaggcaaagaactctctgagttAATGCCTatgaaaggtgtgtgtgtgtgtgtgtgtgtgtgtgcgcgcacgcacgcatatatatatatatatatatatatatatatatatatatatatatatatatatatatatatgtgtgtgtgtgtgtgtgcgtgtatatatatatatatatatatatatatatatatatatatatatatatatatatatatatatatataatatgtgtgtgtgtgtgtatatatatacatatatatatatatatatatatatatatatatatatatatataaataaaatgcatgtgtatatatatatatatatatatatatatatatatatatatatatatatatatatatatatatacagtataggCATTAAAAACTTATGACAACTGGTTCTTGTCACCACCactaagtgtgtttttgtaaactggatcattttacattaaaccactcttaattactttgtttatatcttaaccatttaatattGTGCAGAATTTTTCaagatttgtttattttcacttaaagctgtttattttaGATTTGGTTATCCTAATGTTATGTTCTTGACGTTCTTTTTGGATTTTGGGCAGGAAGCTCATTTGTGCTACCTCTGAACATTACATATTCATCCttctgtgctctgtgttcaggtCATGGTGAAAGCTGGAAGGATGAGTTACTTGAACTAGCCAGATCAAAGCAAGAGCGCACCGAATCTGAGCTTCTCTGCCTGCGACAGGTACATGCTTTGCCTGAAGTGTCAGTATATGTCACCAAAAAATGTTGTTAACAATGAACGAAAGCTTGGGAACGGTGAGTATTGTGCTACTTGGGGCCTATTCCAAGGatgttgtaatgtcagttatcggtcttttaaaatgtcattgcccttcttttttttctggctcCTGTGTAGTTTCCAGTTATTCAACATTCCATTTCTGCTCAGGTGACTGTCAGTCTTGAGCTTGATTTTGCCTCATGATGTACCCATGAATAGGCACAAATGTTAAGTAGCttaaatgtaactttttaaatgtaactcAAGCAGTTTAATTCATACATATTAGATAAAATGTATAGGATGCGCTCAGACATCACCTAACTAGAgcttgaacttttttttttttttttaaacctaaaTACATTCTGAGAATTTTCTGCCCAAGCCTGACCTGAAGCTAAAACTAACCTGAGTACAGCGAAATTCTATCCGTAACGGACCCAAAACAGCCAGTCGTCACCCACAGCGCCAAAGGACAACTGATAGAATGGTACTAGTTACCATGTACCGATAGTAGTAGCTGGCGTTAGGTTATAGagaaataaaccaaaaacaatatttaaaaaatcatctgttacattttttaacccaatttactgtttttgtcaGTTCCACCCACAAGCTAGATCtccatcacacaatgctacaaaGCTGGGTGGGTGAGGGCTTAGCATATGCTTTCTGAGACACGTGAAGAGCAACTTCTTTTTGAACTTCTGCTAACACAACACATTGTACAGCTCAACAAGCTTAGAGAACACAACCACTTCTGTCATGCCATCATGTTAACAGATGCCCACATTGGCTAGTAATCAGGCTAGTTATGGGGAAAGAAGGTGGGCCATGCTAACAACTCAAAGGGAGCTGGACTCCTGACTGTGGTTGACCGTAACATCACCAAGGATCAGATGTGCAATCTCCCAATGAttgggccaatgcttagactcAGGAGCCCCATAGTTATGTTTATGTCCTGCTTTGTCGAATGTATTCATTAAGAAATGCTTTTGAACAACGTGTCAAACATTTTCAGTCTGGATAAACTTTCCATACTGTGCTGTTCTTATACTATGTAATGCtgatacagcagtttagtcttCACTTGTTTAATCCTATCTTTACATATGAAATACTACttttaacataaaaatactTAGTTTACCAGGGAAAATGCAGGGTAAAATCTGTTCAGTGTGGGAGGGGACCTGTGAGAACCAAACATGAAATTTTACTTGACCTGAGATGACACATATTTGTAAAATGACAACTGAGCTCAATTGAGCTTGACTGAACTTGATATGAGTAGTCAGGACCCGAAGGGTTCTGATAAATATTCAAGGTCTACTATCAAACTAAAAGTAAGTATTGTCAGTactgtgatctgtgtgtgtgtatgtcacaGGTGTGTGAGAAGCAGCTGAATGACCTGCAGCTGTTGAAGCTTAACCTAGAGAGCACCAGAGAGGCACTGAGACTGTATGAAGGTCAAAGGTCATTCAAGAGGTAAGTGTAACGCAGCAATGGCCACTCAGAGTTGCGAGTCAGTCAGCCTTTAAATGTCTtgtgacttgactcagacttgagaAAAATTTTAGCTTGAGAAAAAAGCTACACCAGTCTAGACGGAATAAATTAGGTCTACCAACCTTACTGTGGTAAATGAGTTTCCCCATTGCTTACAGCAGGGTCAGGTTTGACACACCTCCAAATAATGAGCCTTTAATTAAGAGATTTTGTGAACAATTTTGCTATTATGATATACAgtttgcttttctgagcatcATTTGTACTTAGAACTGTACTTCAAGATTTTAAACAGCAggaaattgcatgttttgttaagaaaagagagcaaaattatgCTTGTTTGATTGGATTTAGAGCAGGGCAGAACGTGATGTTTTTAGGTGTAGCACAGTAGtagtttgtgtctgtgagtcagAATATTGTGATGCATGTCATGAAACTGTCTGTGTCATAATATGACATTTTGCCATATCGCTCAGCCCTACCTATAGAAAAATCATGCAGTCTGATGGAGAGAACATCGTGCTACACACAGTAAATTTCGTTTCAATTGAAAAAggcaaggaaaaaaatatgttttatgtacatatacatttgctttagcctatcccagcggtcattgggcggaaggcaggatacaccctggacaggtcgccggtCCATTGCAGATACTTGCTATACaaaattatttacttatttacaaaattaattacttttttcttcttcttttcaaacactgcatttactgctctgcgatggactggcgacctgtccaggatgtatcctgccttccgcccaatgaccgctgggataggctccagcaccccctgagggagaagcggcttagaaagcgcgtgtgtgtgtgcgcatttaCTGCTTGTATTTCTGTCCTTTCTATAATGAAAGGCTACTTATTTAAAGATGAACCGAACATGTTTTAGTTGGGGGTTACTTTAATATAACGCAATACCCAAGTAAGGCTCGACTCTCAAGAATCTCAAGACTTGGGTTCCTGAGAATTTGTTTTGATCTCTGGTGTCATAAGGCTGTTTCCATCTTGGTGTATCTACAAGAACTTGTACATAACTATAACATGTTTGTGGTTTTAGGTGTGATAATGTTACAGGAGCTGCTTTACAACATAGTATCCATCAAGGAACAGAGTTAGGAGAGTCAGTGCATCAGCAGTGCCAAAGCAGAAGCATAGATATACAACCCCTCTCACCTCAAGGTGCAGTGGAGTCAGCTACAGAGATCTCTGCCATTACATCAGGATACATTACTGATAGTCAGAACAGTCTGAGTGGGCCGGATTTCAGCTGCTGCAAGGAGGAGAAACAGGCAGAAAGGAATAGCACTACTCCACCTACTAGCAATGAACGTGATGGGGCTATGACTAAGCTAGGTACTGTAGTACTCCACTGTTGTGATTGTAATGACGCAACAGAGGATGACTTCTCTGAGGTAGCTGACTATGAAGGAGGAACTGAAGTGGACCTTGTGGCTGTCATTAACTGTGATTTAGACACTGAGACCCCAGTGCTGGTGGTGGATGTCAGTCCAAAAAACCTGGATCACTCTAGGTATGAGATTaagtaatttaaataattgataGTCTGGAGAAGCAAGTTATTATTTTGTGGGTTTTGTATGTTATGTGTTGTCAGTTCTGTATATAACTTAACCACTGCATTAGTAATAGTAATTCA
The DNA window shown above is from Pygocentrus nattereri isolate fPygNat1 chromosome 18, fPygNat1.pri, whole genome shotgun sequence and carries:
- the ccdc62 gene encoding coiled-coil domain-containing protein 62 isoform X1, with protein sequence MCKLTRLNIEEQMEEDKGKDDSRGIGNRFSMSRNGFAFDPWHSTPVKKHTDEVSMARQTARSPQPPSNHISSLSIMQSSKTSACDLEISTIQKQRMELQLLIAELKDRDQELNTMSAAHHRQLQAWEQDRQRVLTLEQRCARLEDELQKRNEVIRAISKHLKIVEAREKDIHRELNTAQQQLKELSQRQQHSGQQQHDLEEKNQSLNSTIMTLSSQVGQLQVHEEELSSMLKLKDKDLMEATFHILALTNRLWESDTSVRESQKREGITLQETEKYKRHFREARHENVKLKDELQEKTIENNSQREELIRLKQENQLLRKELALAGHGESWKDELLELARSKQERTESELLCLRQVCEKQLNDLQLLKLNLESTREALRLYEGQRSFKSPGDVTCLYVECSTPSAQSWRCPAPVEDAALNSISSSTQEEYDSSTSRLQRLLAESQQMVASLERSSGKSLSPTPSPTSHCNSVCSLCVNHNNGNSHNHSQSPRNSQEERQADESQIQNVQQCLRTKSAEDIKNTLT
- the ccdc62 gene encoding coiled-coil domain-containing protein 62 isoform X2, translated to MCKLTRLNIEEQMEEDKGKDDSRGIGNRFSMSRNGFAFDPWHSTPVKKHTDEVSMARQTARSPQPPSNHISSLSIMQSSKTSACDLEISTIQKQRMELQLLIAELKDRDQELNTMSAAHHRQLQAWEQDRQRVLTLEQRCARLEDELQKRNEVIRAISKHLKIVEAREKDIHRELNTAQQQLKELSQRQQHSGQQQHDLEEKNQSLNSTIMTLSSQVGQLQVHEEELSSMLKLKDKDLMEATFHILALTNRLWESDTSVRESQKREGITLQETEKYKRHFREARHENVKLKDELQEKTIENNSQREELIRLKQENQLLRKELALAGHGESWKDELLELARSKQERTESELLCLRQVCEKQLNDLQLLKLNLESTREALRLYEGQRSFKSPGDVTCLYVECSTPSAQSWRCPAPVEDAALNSISSSTQEEYDSSTSRLQRLLAESQQMVASLERSSGKSLSPTPSPTSHCNSVCSLCVNHNNGNSHNHSQSPRNSQEERADESQIQNVQQCLRTKSAEDIKNTLT